TCCCGAAGACACGCGGCTTGGTGTATCGGTCGATCAGCGGAACCGCCGCGTTCATCAGCAGGATGGCGAAACTCACCCCCTCCGGGTAACCGCCCCAGAGGCGGATGACGGCCGTCAGCAGGCCGCAGCCGAAACCGAAGATGAGCATCCCCTTCTTGGTTACCGGCGACGACACCCAGTCGGTGGCCATGAACACCGCGCCGATCCAGAGGCCGCCGGTCAGCACGTGGAACATCGGGGGGGCGTAACGTTCCGGCGAGGCCCAGTGGGCGATCCCGGTGAAGACGAAAACGGTCAGGATGAAACTGGCCGGGATGTGCCAGCTGATGATCTTGCGCCAAACGAGATAGAGCCCGCCGAGGGCGAGAAAGAGGACGCTCACCTCGCCGAGGCTTCCGGAGCGGTTTCCGATGAACAGATCCGTGAGGGGCGCCAGGTTCAGTTCGCTGAGAGGCGTGCCGAGGGAGATCGCCTCCTTGATCGCGCCGAGGGGGGTCGCGCCCGTCGCGGCGTCCACGGTGAACCAGCCGCTCGCGCCGCCCGGCAGCGCCCAGTTGGTGAGCTGCACCGGGAAACTGATCAGCAGGAAAACCCGCGCCACCAGCGCTGGATTGAAGGGATTGTATCCCAGGCCGCCGTAGATCTGCTTCGCCAGCACGATGGCGACGAGCGCGCCGAGCAGCACCATCCAGGAAGGCGTCGTGGCGGGCAGGTTCATGGCGAGGAGCAGGCCGGTCACCAGGGCGCTCCAGTCGCCCACGGAGCTCGGTTTCTTCAGCAGCCGCTGCCATCCCCACTCGAAAAAAGCGCAGCCGATCATCGAGAGGGCGATCACGCGCACCCCGTTGATGCCGAAAAACCAGATCCCCGCCAGGGCGGCCGGGATCAAAGCGTAGACCACGGCGCGCATCGCCCCCGGCACCTCTTCGGGGGAGTGCACGTGAGGCGAGCTGCTCATCAGGAAAAGGGGCGCCTTGGGCG
This window of the Candidatus Eisenbacteria bacterium genome carries:
- a CDS encoding RnfABCDGE type electron transport complex subunit D, which codes for MSSSPHVHSPEEVPGAMRAVVYALIPAALAGIWFFGINGVRVIALSMIGCAFFEWGWQRLLKKPSSVGDWSALVTGLLLAMNLPATTPSWMVLLGALVAIVLAKQIYGGLGYNPFNPALVARVFLLISFPVQLTNWALPGGASGWFTVDAATGATPLGAIKEAISLGTPLSELNLAPLTDLFIGNRSGSLGEVSVLFLALGGLYLVWRKIISWHIPASFILTVFVFTGIAHWASPERYAPPMFHVLTGGLWIGAVFMATDWVSSPVTKKGMLIFGFGCGLLTAVIRLWGGYPEGVSFAILLMNAAVPLIDRYTKPRVFGTRKTYEEAKAA